In the Agelaius phoeniceus isolate bAgePho1 chromosome 11, bAgePho1.hap1, whole genome shotgun sequence genome, one interval contains:
- the THOC7 gene encoding THO complex subunit 7, with product MGAVTDDEVIRKRLLIDGDGAGDDRRINLLVKSFIKWCNSGSQEEGYSQYQRMLSTLSQCEFSMGKTLLVYDMNLREMENYEKIYKDIENSIAAAHEKISECKKQILQAKRIRKNRQEYDALAKVIQHHPDRHETLKQLEALGKELQNLSHIKENVEDKLELRRKQFHVLLSTIHELQQTLENDEKLSEAEESQETQMEAEAKQ from the exons ATGGGGGCCGTGACCGACG ATGAAGTTATCCGCAAGCGGCTGCTGATCGATGGCGATGGAGCTGGCGACGACAGGCGGATCAATTTGTTGGTGAAGAGTTTCATTAAGTGGTGCAATTCCGGATCTCAGGAGGAAGG ATACAGCCAGTACCAACGAATGCTGAGTACTTTATCACAGTGTGAATTTTCAATGGGAAAGACTCTTCTGGTGTATGACATGAACCTGAGAGAGAtggaaaattatgaaaaaatctATAAGGATATAG aaaataGTATAGCTGCAGCCCATGAGAAGATCTCTGAATGCAAAAAACAAATCCTGCAAGCAAAAAGGATTCGAAAAAATCGCCAGG AATATGATGCATTGGCCAAAGTCATACAGCATCACCCAGACAGACATGAAACACTGAA GCAGCTAGAAGCTTTGGGAAAAGAACTGCAAAATCTTTCTCACATTAAAGAAAATGTTGAAGATAAG TTGGAGCTGAGAAGGAAGCAGTTCCATGTTCTCCTGAGCACCATCCATGAACTTCAGCAAACCCTGGAGA ATGATGAAAAACTTTCAGAAGCTGAGGAATCACAAGAAACTCAGATGGAAGCA